The following are encoded together in the Pan troglodytes isolate AG18354 chromosome 6, NHGRI_mPanTro3-v2.0_pri, whole genome shotgun sequence genome:
- the LOC129144594 gene encoding T-box transcription factor TBX1-like translates to MGLGAVEQGTALVGEAPATQEPMEGRGSGTAGCRSRALPRGEAAKAQREIQRSAGGPALPGDPVHPPQPLARVLSPSLPGGAGLAGRPLRVWGPPSPRPPGTPAGPQAQPRFLLRLSLHTSPQAEGARSHLGQPRKGLPQCSSGLKGSSSAAKVGAQAEEAPRVSEGCEGCQHAVTSH, encoded by the coding sequence atgggactgggtgccgtggagcaggggacGGCGCTTGTCGGGGAGGCTCCTgccacacaggagcccatggaggggagAGGCTCAGGCACGGCGGGCTGccggtcccgagccctgccccgcggggaggcagctaaggcccagcgagaaatcCAGCGCAGtgccggtgggccggcactgccgggggacccagtacaccctccgcagccactggcccgggtgctaagcccctcattgcctgggggggcagggctggccggccggccgctccgagtgtggggcccaccaagcccacgcccacccggaactccagctggcccgcaagcgcagccccggttcctgctccgcctctccctccacacctccccgcaagctgagggagcccgctcccaccttggccagcccagaaaagggctcccacagtgcagcagtgggctgaagggctcctcaagtgccgccaaagtgggagcccaggcagaggaggccccgagagtgagcgagggctgtgagggctgccagcacgctgtcacctctcattag